From the Bacillus sp. FJAT-22090 genome, the window TGGTCCATCATTAATATCACCCACTTTAAGTTTAAATGCATTAGAATCTAGATTATTCTTTTTAACTATCTCAAAGAAAGTTGATTTTACCTTTTCTTGTTCGGATTCAGTAGCGTCTTTATTGTTTAAGACATATTTCACATGTACATCATCCACAGAATTTGTCATAACCAAAGTCTGAAATTCATAACCTTTTTTCACTAATTCATCATCTACTTGTTTAAGTATTCCTCTATCTCCGTAGAGGAAATTTTCAATCTCAGCCGTTTTTTCTGCTTGTTCCTGGGGACTTAATATAGGTGGCACTTCAGATGTATCTCCTTTTGACGAGGTGTTATTGATAAATAGAAAGGTTATAACAAATAAAATTACAATGGTCCCAGTGACTTTCCTCTTTTTCAGTTGTACACTTCCTTTTTAATTTTAGTATATGCCTGTATAAGAGTTCGAAAACCACTTAACACGATTTATTGAATCAAACTGCTTGCTTTACTTCAAAAAGGCTTTACTCCTTTTTGAAGTAAAGCACCTGTTAGTTGAATAAGGAAAATTATTATTTTATAGACTATTTTCCCAAAGATAGATGTTTTCGTGAAATAATGACCTTCTTAAATTTAGAAATTTCCGTTAAAATTATTAAAACTACAATAATAGGAGTGGGGAGTGGTAAAAGAATGAAGATAGAGTATTTTATTGGAATTGTCCCACCAAAAGAATATTTAGAACGAATTGAACATTTTCAAAGTAGATGGATTAACAAATTAGGTGTAGAACCTCATATAACTTTGAAAGCACAAGGAGGATTAACTCCAGATAAAAAGTGGATAGACAAAATACAAAAAGTATGTGAAAATTTCAAACCTTTTCAAATATCATTAGATAAACCAAAGTATTTTGGAGAAAACATTTTATATTTGAGTGTTATCTCAAATAAATTACATGATTTGCACGAAAAAATAGTGCAAGAAATTTCACCATCAGAAGACTTAATAACACAGTATTTTGAACTTGGTGCCTTTACACCACACTTAACTTTAGGGAAAGAACAGTACGGCGGAGACATTTCTACTGGACTTTC encodes:
- a CDS encoding 2'-5' RNA ligase family protein, which translates into the protein MKIEYFIGIVPPKEYLERIEHFQSRWINKLGVEPHITLKAQGGLTPDKKWIDKIQKVCENFKPFQISLDKPKYFGENILYLSVISNKLHDLHEKIVQEISPSEDLITQYFELGAFTPHLTLGKEQYGGDISTGLSKKELKDMEQLADKELIPYPVFEVNFIRVYELNIEKQRYEKYLDISLNN